A portion of the Citrobacter rodentium NBRC 105723 = DSM 16636 genome contains these proteins:
- the sdhB gene encoding succinate dehydrogenase iron-sulfur subunit SdhB — protein sequence MRLEFSIYRYNPDVDDAPRMQDYTLEAEEGRDMMLLDALIQLKEKDPSLSFRRSCREGVCGSDGLNMNGKNGLACITPISALNQLGKKIVIRPLPGLPVIRDLVVDMGQFYAQYEKIKPYLLNNGQNPPAREHLQTPEQREKLDGLYECILCACCSTSCPSFWWSPDKFIGPAGLLAAYRFLIDSRDTETDSRLEGMSDAFSVFRCHSIMNCVSVCPKGLNPTRAIGHIKSMLLQRSA from the coding sequence ATGAGACTCGAGTTTTCAATTTATCGCTATAACCCGGATGTTGACGACGCTCCGCGCATGCAGGATTACACCCTCGAAGCGGAAGAAGGGCGCGACATGATGCTGCTGGATGCGTTAATCCAGCTGAAAGAGAAAGATCCGTCGCTGTCGTTCCGCCGCTCCTGTCGTGAAGGGGTGTGCGGTTCCGATGGCCTGAACATGAACGGCAAAAACGGCCTGGCGTGCATCACGCCGATTTCGGCGCTCAATCAGCTGGGTAAGAAAATTGTCATTCGTCCGCTGCCCGGTTTGCCGGTAATCCGCGATTTGGTGGTAGACATGGGGCAATTCTACGCACAATATGAGAAGATTAAGCCTTACTTGTTGAATAATGGGCAAAATCCTCCAGCGCGTGAGCATTTGCAGACGCCGGAACAGCGGGAAAAACTGGACGGGCTGTACGAGTGCATTTTGTGCGCCTGTTGCTCCACCTCCTGCCCGTCTTTCTGGTGGAGCCCGGACAAGTTTATCGGCCCGGCCGGTCTGTTAGCGGCCTATCGCTTCCTGATCGACAGTCGCGATACCGAAACCGACAGCCGTCTGGAAGGCATGAGCGATGCATTCAGCGTATTCCGCTGTCACAGCATCATGAACTGCGTCAGTGTTTGTCCGAAAGGGCTGAACCCGACGCGCGCTATCGGCCATATTAAGTCGATGCTGTTGCAGCGCAGCGCGTAA
- the sdhA gene encoding succinate dehydrogenase flavoprotein subunit, translated as MKLPVREFDAVVIGAGGAGMRAALQISQSGQTCALLSKVFPTRSHTVSAQGGITVALGNTHEDNWEWHMYDTVKGSDYIGDQDAIEYMCKTGPEAILELEHMGLPFSRLDDGRIYQRPFGGQSKNFGGEQAARTAAAADRTGHALLHTLYQQNLKNHTTIFSEWYALDLVKNADGAVVGCTALCIETGEVVYFKARATVLATGGAGRIYQSTTNAHINTGDGVGMAIRAGVPVQDMEMWQFHPTGIAGAGVLVTEGCRGEGGYLLNKHGERFMERYAPNAKDLAGRDVVARSIMIEIREGRGCDGPWGPHAKLKLDHLGKEVLESRLPGILELSRTFAHVDPVKEPIPVIPTCHYMMGGIPTKVTGQALTVNAQGEDVVIPGLFAVGEIACVSVHGANRLGGNSLLDLVVFGRAAGLHLQESIAEQGALRDATEDEIDASLSRLNRWNNNRDGEDPVAIRKALQECMQHNFSVFREGDAMAKGLEQLKAIRERLKNARLDDTSSEFNTQRVECLELDNLMETAYATAVSANFRTESRGAHSRFDFPERDDENWLCHSLYLPETESMTRRQVNMEPKLRPAFPPKIRTY; from the coding sequence ATGAAACTGCCAGTCAGAGAATTTGATGCTGTTGTAATCGGCGCAGGCGGCGCGGGTATGCGTGCGGCGCTGCAAATTTCCCAGAGCGGACAAACCTGTGCGCTGCTGTCCAAAGTGTTCCCGACTCGTTCGCACACCGTTTCCGCGCAGGGTGGGATCACCGTCGCGCTCGGCAATACCCATGAAGATAACTGGGAATGGCACATGTACGACACCGTAAAAGGGTCGGATTACATTGGTGACCAGGACGCGATTGAATATATGTGTAAGACCGGCCCGGAAGCGATTCTGGAGCTGGAGCATATGGGCCTGCCTTTTTCCCGTCTTGACGATGGCCGCATCTATCAGCGTCCGTTTGGCGGTCAGTCGAAAAATTTTGGCGGCGAACAGGCTGCCCGCACCGCGGCGGCGGCGGACCGTACCGGTCACGCGCTGCTGCACACGCTGTATCAGCAGAACCTGAAAAACCACACCACCATTTTCTCCGAGTGGTATGCGCTGGATCTGGTGAAAAACGCCGATGGCGCAGTGGTCGGCTGTACCGCGCTGTGCATCGAAACCGGTGAAGTGGTCTACTTCAAAGCCCGCGCTACCGTGCTGGCGACCGGCGGCGCAGGTCGTATCTATCAGTCCACCACCAACGCCCATATTAATACTGGGGACGGCGTCGGGATGGCGATTCGCGCTGGCGTGCCGGTGCAGGATATGGAGATGTGGCAGTTCCATCCGACCGGCATCGCCGGGGCGGGGGTTCTGGTCACCGAAGGCTGCCGTGGCGAAGGCGGCTATTTGCTGAACAAACACGGCGAGCGCTTTATGGAGCGTTACGCCCCGAATGCTAAAGACCTGGCAGGTCGTGACGTGGTGGCGCGTTCCATCATGATTGAGATCCGCGAAGGTCGCGGCTGCGACGGCCCGTGGGGCCCGCATGCCAAGCTGAAACTTGACCATCTGGGTAAAGAGGTTCTGGAATCCCGTCTGCCGGGTATCCTCGAGCTCTCCCGTACCTTCGCCCACGTTGATCCGGTGAAAGAGCCGATTCCGGTTATTCCAACCTGTCACTATATGATGGGCGGTATTCCGACCAAAGTGACCGGCCAGGCGCTGACCGTTAACGCCCAGGGCGAAGATGTGGTGATTCCGGGGCTGTTTGCGGTGGGTGAAATCGCCTGCGTTTCCGTCCACGGCGCTAACCGTCTGGGCGGCAACTCGCTGCTGGATCTGGTGGTGTTTGGTCGCGCGGCGGGCCTGCATTTACAAGAATCTATCGCCGAACAGGGCGCGCTTCGCGACGCCACAGAAGACGAGATCGATGCTTCTCTGTCCCGCCTGAACCGCTGGAACAACAATCGCGACGGCGAAGATCCGGTGGCGATCCGCAAAGCGTTGCAGGAGTGTATGCAGCATAACTTCTCGGTATTCCGCGAAGGCGACGCGATGGCGAAAGGGCTGGAGCAGCTGAAAGCGATCCGCGAGCGGCTGAAAAACGCCCGTCTGGACGATACATCCAGCGAGTTCAATACCCAGCGCGTCGAGTGCCTGGAGCTGGATAACCTGATGGAAACTGCCTATGCCACGGCGGTCTCCGCGAACTTCCGTACCGAAAGCCGCGGCGCGCATAGTCGCTTCGACTTCCCGGAACGTGATGATGAAAACTGGCTGTGCCATTCCCTGTATCTGCCAGAGACGGAGTCCATGACGCGACGTCAGGTCAACATGGAACCGAAACTGCGCCCGGCATTCCCGCCGAAGATTCGTACTTACTAA